GTCCGCGGGCGGCATCGGGTAGTCACGCAGCTTGTTGGCGCGAACCCAGGCGAGGTTCTGGCCCTCGCGCGCCGTCACAATCCCTTCCCAGCGCCGGCAGATATAGAGCGGCATGAGCAGGTGGAAGCTATCATAGCCATAGCTCGCGAAGGTCAGCGGCGCGAGGCACGGCTCGGCGACGGTGATGCCGAGCTCCTCGTGCAGCTCACGGATCAGGCTCTGCTCCGGCCGCTCGCCGGGTTCACATTTGCCGCCGGGAAACTCCCAGAGGCCGGCCAGCGCCTTGCCCTCGGGGCGCTGCGCGATCAGGACGCGCTTGTCGGCGTCGACCAGCGCGCAGGCCACCACCAGTGTCAGTTTGAGGTCGGCCATGTTCGGAATGTCGCTCGCTGGGGTCGTTCGCAAGGATTCGTTAATCGTGCTGAAGGGGCTACGATTCCAGCGGCCCCATAAGTCATATTTAATCAAGGGTTCCTAGAGTGGGAACATATTTAATCCATTCCGGGCTTCATCCATGCGCGCCGTGCTTTGCTCCATTATTCGCCGGTTCGCAACCGACCGGCGCGGCAATATTGCGGTGATTTTCGCACTCGCCTGCGTCCCCGTGATCACGGTGATCGGTTGCGCGGTCGATTACTCCCGCGCAACGCAGATGCGGTCGAAGCTGCAGGCCGCGGCCGACGCGGCCAGTGTCGGTGCGATCGCCAAGGCTTCACCGGCCTTTGCGGCTGCGGGCACGATGACCTCGGACGGTGCGATCCCGGCCGGTGTCGCCGACGCAAGGAACATCTTCAATGCCAACGTCGCCAACCTGACCGGCTATACGCTCGACAGCGTCACGCCGGCCGTGGTCAAGAACGGCTCGACGGTCACCTCGACCGTCGCGTTCACCGGCAGCATCAAGTCCATGTTCCTCGGCGTGATCGGCAAGACCGCGCTGGCGGCCAGCGGCACGTCGACGGCAACGGCGAGCATGCCGCTCTATGTCGACTTCTACCTGCTGCTGGACAATTCACCGTCGATGGGCGTGGCGGCGACGCCCGCTGACGTCAGCAAGATGGTCAGCAACACGTCCGACAAATGCGCTTTCGCCTGCCACGACTACAACGACCCCAACAATTACTACAATCTCGCCAAGTCCATCGGTGTGACCACGCGGATCGACGTGCTGCGCAGTGCCACCCAGTCCCTGATGGACACGGCCGCCGCGAGCCAGACCTATTCGAACCAGTTCCGCATGGCGATCTACGATTTCGGCGCGGCGTCCTCGAGCATCGGCCTGCGCGCGCCGTTCGCGCTGTCGTCCAGCCTGTCGAGCGCCAAGTCGGCCGCGGCAAACATCGACCTGATGGGCGTCTACGGCAACAATGACGCCTACACCAAGGACATGGATACGCCCTTCAGCTCGGTCTTTCCGGCGCTCAACAATCTGATCAGCGCGCCCGGGGCGGGGACGTCGTCCGCGCCGCTGAAGTACGTGTTCTTCGTCTCCGACGGGGTGGCGGACGAGAACAATTCGGGATGCCTGAAGCCGATCAAGAACGTGAGCGGCATGTCGCGCTGCCAGTCGCCGATCAACAGCGCGCTCTGTGACACGCTGAAGAACCGCAAGATCAAGGTCGCGGTGCTCTACACCACCTACCTGCAACTGCCGACCAACTCCTGGTACATGAGCTGGATCGACCCGTTCAACAAGCCGCCGTTCGGCCCGTCGCCCAACAGCGAGATCGCCCAGAAGATGCAGAGCTGCGCCTCGCCGGGGCTGTATTTCGAGGTGAGCCCGACGCAGGGCATCTCGGATGCGATGAACGCATTATTCCGGAAGGCGGTCGCGGACGCGCGGATTTCGGGGTGAGGCCAGGGACGTGTTCCGGGGCGATGCGCCAGCATCGAACCCGGAATCTCGCGCCGCATGAACATCCGGATTCCGGGTTCTCGCGTCGCGAGCCCGGAATGACAACGTGGGGCCTAAGACCTGTAATCGCCGTTGATCGCGACATATTCCTTGGTGAGGTCGCAGGTCATGACGCGGTCGCGGCCCTTTCCGAGGCCGAGCGAGACCAGAATTGCGATCTCCGGCGCCTTCATCGCTTCCGACACCTGGGCTTCGTCATAGGACGGATCGCGTGCGCCGCTCTTGGCGACGCGGATGCCGTTGAAGGAGATCGAGAGCTTGTCGCGATCGGCCGGCTCGCCGGCCTTGCCGACCGCCATCACCACGCGGCCCCAATTGGCGTCCTCGCCGGCGATCGCGGTCTTCACCAGCGGCGAGTTCGCGATCGACATCGCGATCTTGCGTGCCGAGGCCTTGGTCTTGGCGCCCTCGACCGTGATCTCGACCAGCTTGCGCGCGCCCTCGCCGTCGCGCGCCACCTGCTCGGCGAGGTTGGCGAGCACCTGGTTGAACGCCTTGACGAAAGCCTTCAGGCGCGGATCGCTGGCGCGGCTGATCTTCGGTGCGCCGTGCTCGGCGGCAGTTCCGGTGGCGAAGGCCAGCAGCGTGTCCGAGGTCGAGGTGTCGCCATCGATCGTCACGGCGTTGAAGGTGTCCTCGACGCCGGCCTTGAGCAACGCCTGCAGCGCGGCGGGCGCGATCGGCGCGTCGGTGAAGATGAAGGACAGCATCGTCGCCATGTCGGGGGCGATCATGCCGGCGCCCTTGGCCATGCCGTTGATGGTGACCTTGGCCTTGCCGAGCTTGACGGTCGCGGTCGCGACCTTCGGGAAGGTGTCGGTGGTCATGATCGCCTTGGCGGCAGTGAGGTAGTCGCCGGGCTCGGCGGCCTCGGCGAGGCGGCCCAGCACGCCGTCGAACTTGGTCGCGTCCAGCGGCTCGCCGATCACACCGGTCGAGGCCAGGAAGATCTCGCTCTCGCTGCATCCGACCGCCTTGGCTGCGATCTTGGCGGTCAGCGCAGTCGAGGCGCGGCCGGTCTTGCCGGTAAAGGCATTGGCGTTGCCGGAATTGACGACGAGGGCGCGTGCCTTGCCGCCCTTCAGCTTGGCGCGGCACCATTCCACGGGGGCGGAGGGGCACTTCGATTTGGTGAAGACGCCGGCCACCGCGGTTCCCTTGTCCATCACCGCCAGCAGCACGTCGGTGCGGTTCTTGTAGCGGATGCCGGCTTCGGCCGTCGCAAGGCGGATACCCGCAATCACGGGCATGTCGGGAACGGTTTTCGGAGCGAGCGGGGAGACGGTTGAGGACATCGCGGGGGCGCCTTGGTGGGTCTGGACATGCAGATGGCCGGGGAATCCCCGGCCATTGCGACGTTAGATACTATTGGCGTCCGTGAAGTGACAGAGAATTCTTGCTTCTTCGCGGTCTTACTTCTTGGCAGGCGGAGCCATCTTGCTGTCGGACGGCTTGGCTGCGTCCGCCGGCTTGGCGTCGGCCGCCGGCTGATCCAGACGCTCGACCTTGGCCTCCGCGCGCAGCTTGGCCACGTACTCGGCCTGGGCCTTGCGGGTAACGTAGCTCTCGATCTGGGTCTTGACCTGCTCGAAGTCCGGCGCCTTGCGGTTGCGCTTTTCCTCGACCTTGATGATGTGCCAGCCGAACTGCGACTTCACGGGGTCGGAGATCTTGCCGGGCTCCATGGCGAAGGCGACCGTCGAGAATTCCGGCACCATCTGTTCCTTGGTGAAGAAGCCGAGGTCGCCGCCGTCGGCCGAGCCCGGATCCTTGGACTTCTTCTTGGCCAGCTCGGCGAAATCGGCACCCTTGTCGAGCTCGGCCTTCACGGCCTTGGCCTCGTCCTCGGTCTCGACCAGGATGTGGCGCGCCCGCACCTCCTGCTCCCCGGTGATCTGCTTGGAGGCCTCCTCATAGACCTTCTTCATGGCGTCTGGGGTGGTGGCGGCCTTGCCCTCGCCCGCGAGCAGGCTGTCCATCAGAAGCCGGTTGCGGGCGAATGCCAGGCGCTTCTTGAACTCCTCGCTGTCGGCGACCTTCTTGTCTTCGGCAGCCTTGCTGACGATTTTCATGTCGATCAGGAACGACAGGACGTTCTCGTCCTTGGTCGCCGGGTCCATCTGGGCGAGGCTCGCCCCGAGCTCCTCCTCGGCCATGGCGACGTCGCTCTTCTTGATTTCCGCGCCATTGACCTTCGCCAGCACCGGATCGTCGGCGGCCCGGAGCGGGCCCGCGAACGCCAGGGACAGCGCCAGGGCGAGGCTGCCAGCCAGGGCGGACGCGCGGCGGAAACGCTGGCCGGTGGTTGCCGGGAACGAGGTGGTCATGGAAAATCCTTATGTTGAAGCAGGGGGCTGCTCGAGCGGGGCGGACACTCGCCCAATTCAGGGGGCCTTGGCAACGCGAAAAGTCTGTCAAAATGATGAATTAGCCGCAATGCGCCCGCCGTTGACAAGGCCCTGACCGGGCCATATCTCTGCCCGGTCGCGACCATGGCGATGGCGTTTATTTTGCTGCGTTTTTGGCCGTTGAACCCAGGCTTGCCCAATTCCCACCCATATGGCGGACGCCCCCGCAGTCCGGGCCAGCGGCGCCGTCAGGCGTCACGGTGAGTTGATGGGCAGGCGGGTGACAACTTCTTAGGCCCACGCGGTTGAATCGCGAACACAGGAACCAGGCATGATCGGCGCGCTCGCCCGCAAGTTTTTCGGCTCCGCCAACGACCGGCGGGTGAAGGGATATCAGTCCCGCGTCAACGCGATCAACGCGCTGGAGGCCGAGGTCTCCAAGCTCTCCGACGAGGCGCTCAAGGCCCGCACCGCCGAGTTCAAGAAGCAGCTCGCCGAGGGCAAGACGCTGGACGACCTGCTCGTCCCCGCCTTCGCAACCGTGCGCGAGGCCGCCAAGCGCACGCTCGGCCAGCGCCATTTCGACGTCCAGCTGATCGGCGGCATGGTGCTGCATGAGGGCGACATCGCCGAGATGAAGACCGGCGAAGGCAAGACGCTGGTCGCAACCCTGGCGGTCTATCTCAACGCGCTCGCCGGCAAGGGCGTCCACGTCGTCACCGTCAACGACTACCTCGCCCGTCGCGACTCCGGCTGGATGGGCCAGATCTACAGCTTCCTCGGCATGACCACCGGCGTGATCGTGCACGGTCTCGACGACGCCGAGCGCAAGGCCGCCTATGCCTGCGACATCACCTACGGCACCAACAACGAATACGGCTTCGACTATCTGCGCGACAACATGAAGTACCGGCTCGAGGACATGGTCCAGCGGCCGCACTTCTTCGCCATCGTCGACGAGGTCGACTCCATCCTGATCGACGAGGCACGCACGCCGCTGATCATCTCCGGTCCGCTCGACGACCGCTCCGACTTCTACAACACCATCGACGGCTTCCTGCCCAAGCTCGACAAGACCGACTACGACGTCGACGAGAAGCAGCGCACGGTGACGCTGACCGAAGCCGGCATGGAGAAGATCGAGACCCTGCTGCGCGACGCCGGCCAGCTCAAGGGCGAGTCGCTCTACGACGTCGAGAACGTCTCCGTCGTGCACCACATCAACCAGGCGCTGCGCGCCCACACGCTGTTCACGCGCGACAAGGACTACATCGTCCGCGATGACGAGGTCATCATCATCGACGAGTTCACCGGGCGCATGATGCAGGGGCGCCGCTATTCCGAAGGTCTGCACCAGGCGCTGGAAGCCAAGGAGCACGTGCAGGTCCAGCCGGAGAACCAGACTCTGGCCTCGATCACCTTCCAGAACTATTTCCGGATGTATGAAAAGCTGGCCGGCATGACCGGCACGGCGCTGACCGAAGCCGACGAGCTCTTCGACATCTACAAGCTCGAAGTCGTGGAAATCCCGACCAACGTGCCGATCGGCCGCCTCGACGAGGACGACGAGGTTTATCGCACCCAGCAGGAAAAGTACCGCGCGATTCTCGCCGAAATCGAGCGTGCCAATTCGCGGCTGCAGCCGGTGCTGGTCGGCACCGCCTCGATCGAAAAGTCGGAAGTGCTCGCCGAATTCCTCAAGAAGAACGGCTACAAGCAGATCGATTTCGGCAAGGACAACGCGCTCGACAAGCTTTACGCTGCCGCCCGCGCCGGCAAACCGGCAAAGCTGTTCGCGGTGCTGAATGCGCGCTTCCACGAGCAGGAAGCCTATATCGTCGCGGAAGCCGGCGTGCCCGGCGCGATCACGATCGCGACCAACATGGCCGGCCGCGGTACCGACATCAAGCTCGGCGGCTCGCTCGAGATGCGCATCCCGAAGGAGACCGCGGGCATCGAGGACGAGGCCGAGAAGGCCAGGAAGATCGAGCAGATCAAGGCCGACGTGGAACGCTTCCGCGAGATCGTGCTGAAGGCCGAAGAGACCGTCGAGATCGAGCCGGCGAAGGGCAGCAAGCCCGCCAAGACCGTGACGAAGCCCGGCGGCCTCTACATCATGGGCTCCGAGCGCCATGAATCCCGCCGTATCGACAACCAGCTGCGCGGCCGTTCCGGCCGTCAGGGCGACCCCGGCCGCTCCAAGTTCTTCCTGTCGCTGGAAGACGATCTGATGCGCATCTTCGGCTCGGATCGCCTCGACAGCATGCTGCAGCGTCTCGGCCTGCAAGAGGGCGAGGCCATCATCCATCCCTGGATCAACAAGGCCCTGGAGAAGGCGCAGCAGAAGGTCGAGGCGCGCAACTTCGACATCCGCAAGAACCTGCTCAAGTTCGACAACGTCCAGAACGACCAGCGCAAGGTGATCTTCGACCAGCGCGTCGAGCTGATGAAGGACGAGAGCGTCGCCGAGACCGTCACCGACATGCGTCACGCCTTCATCGACGACCTCGTCGCCAAGCACGTGCCCGAGCATGCCTATGCCGAGCAGTGGGACGTTGCGGGCCTGAAGGATGAACTGAAGCGCGTGCTCGATCTCGACCTGCCGGTCGACGAATGGGCCAAGGAAGAGGGCATCGCCGACGAGGAGCTGCTGAATCGCATCGAGACCAGGGCCGACGAGCACATGGCGGCCAAGGTCGCGCAATGGGGTCCCGACGTGATGCGTTACGTCGAGAAGACTATTTTGCTCCAGACGCTCGACCACCTCTGGCGCGAGCATCTGATCATGCTCGACCATCTGCGCCAGGTCATCGGCCTGCGCGGTTACGGCCAGCGCGATCCGCTCCAGGAATACAAGACCGAAGCCTTCAATCTCTTCCAGGAGATGAGCGCGCATCTGCGCGAGGCCGTCACGGCGCAGCTGATGCGCGTCGAGATTGTCCCGCCGGAGCAGGAAGCTCCCGTCCTGCCGCCGATGGAGGCGCACAAATTTGACCCGAACACCGGCGAGGACGAAATGGCGCTCGCCAGCGTCACGCTGGGTGCGCAAGCCACGGATGCCTCGCTACGTGATCCGAAGAACCCTGCCAGTTGGGGCAAGATCGGCCGCAACGAGGACTGCCCCTGCGGCTCGGGCAAGAAGTACAAGCACTGCCACGGGCGGTATGCCTAGTTAGCCACGCAGGCGTGAGGCGCGACATCGACGCTTCATTCTCCACGGTCGTCGCCCGGCTTGCCGCCTTCGCTGAAGCTTCGGCGCGCCGAGCACCCCTCTGGGCCTCGGCGTAGCCTTGGCGAAGCCGGGACCGGGCGACCCAGCACGCCGCGGCCTCTCGGTTCAATCACATCAGTCTCTGGAATACTGGATCGCCCGATTAAATCGAGCGATGACAGCTGAGTGTGGGGCGCGCAGGATTCTCCACATCGTCGTTCCTGCGAACGCAGGGACCCATACCGCGGGATCTATCGAAGGCCCGCGGTCGTCATACCGTGCGAAGCAGGGCAACCAACAATCTTTGAAACAGCTGCGCCCTGTGGTTATGGGTCCCGGCTTTCGCCGGGACGACGCGGTTTGCTGGGTTGGGGACGCGGCTACTTTCGCGACGTGCCCACTCAATTCGAGCTGTCGATCAGACTCTCCAGCAGCCGCTTCAATTCGCTGGTCGACTTATCGCCGTAGCTCTCCAGGATGTGCTCCTCCTGGTCCACCGCGAGCGAGTTGAGCTTCCTGCTCAACACCTTGCCGCGGTCGGAGATGAACATCAGGACCTTGCGGCGGTCGCCCGGATCCTGCACGCGGTAGACCAGCGTGTCCGAGACCATGCGGTCGATCATCTTGGTCAGGGTCGGATGGTTGAGCAGCACGGCGTCCGCAAGCTCGCCCATCGAATGGCCGTTGCCATCCGACAGCACCTTCAGGATGCGCCATTGCTCGACCGGCACGCCTTCCTTGCTCAACCGCAGTTCGAGCTGCCGGTTGATTTCCCGGTTGGCTTGCGCGAGCAGGTAGGCGAGGTGTTCGGTGATCGGGGTGTTTTCTTTCGACGGTTTTGCCACGGCTAAGACTTCGTCTTGACCCAAATGAGTGAATGTCTTGCAATCGATGCTGCATCTATATGCACTTCAATTGTTGAATATTCAATATTTTCAAAATAGGATCATTGCCCAACAAAGGGGCGGAAGCCGCGGCCGCCCGAAGAATGTGCTTTCAGGTCTGGGGTCAGACAGGAGTTGGCGTGCGCGCGACGGTGAACTTCCCGGCTCACGGCGGTCCGGCGCTACCGCCGTCTTTGCTGTTCAGGAATTTGTCCTCCGCAACGGCGGATGGTGCGCTGTCGCCGCGCGATCACGCCTCCTTCAGGCAGCGGGGCGCCAACAAGCTGCGTGTCGGCGGCTTCATCTGCTGCACCGGTTCGCCCGGAGTGTGGGGACCCTGCGCGACCAACAGCGCGAAGCTCGCCGTCGCCGAGATCAACAAGCGTGGTGGCATCCTCGGCCGCGAGATCGAGCTTTCGATCTACGATGCCGGCGGGCCTCTCGATGACGTCCTGAACCGTGCCGAGCAGGCGATTGCGTTCGACGAGGTCGATCTGATCGTCGGGCTGCACACCAGTGCGGTCCGCGTCGGCTTGCGCGACGTCACCACGCGTCATCGTATCCCCTATATCTATACGCCGGTCTACGAAGGCGGCGAGCGTACGCCTGGCGTGATGGCGATCGGCGAGACGCCGCGCTGGCAGAGCCGGCCAGCGATCCACTGGCTCGCCGACGTCAAGAAAGCCAGGCGCTGGTACCTGATCGGCAGCGACTACGTCTGGCCCTGGCAATCGCACCGCGCGGTGAAGAACTACATCAAGGAGACCGGCGGCCACGTCGTCGGCGAGGAATTCGTTCCCCTCGGCGAGGACGATCACGAGCCGCATCTGGCGCGCATCCGCGCGGCCAAGCCTGACGTCGTGCTGATCTCGCTGATCGGAACCGACAGCAGCTCCTTCAATCGCGCCTTCGGCGAGTGCGGTCTGGGCGCCACCACGCTGCGGCTTGCCGGCGCCATGGATGATACCGTGCTGCTCGGCATCGGCGCCGACAACAGCGAGAACATGTATTGTGCCTCGGGCTATTTCACCGGCACCGGCGCGCACGCCAACGACGATTTCCAGAGCCGCTATCGCGCGATGTTCGGACCGAACGCGCCCCCGATCGGTTCGGTCGGACAATCCAGCTACGAAGGCCTGCGCTTCCTCGAGGCCGTCGCGAACAAGGCCGGTTCGTTGGCGCTGGGGCCGATGCTCGCCGCCGGCTGCAACATTGTCTACAGCGGCCCCCGCGGCGTCGTCACCGTCCGCAACGGGCACGCGCGGATGCCGATGCATCTCGCCGCGGCCGATGGTCTCGACTTCAAGCTGATCAAGCCGCTCTGAGCGCGGCGCGGCCATTCGCTCGCACTTCATCGCAAAATAATACTTGAAAAGGAAAATATTTCCGTTTTGAATGTTCGGCGAGGCCGGGGTGCGTGCGTCGCACCGGGGCGGCCGCGTCCAAGGACCGTTCCGAGGGATCGTTCAAGGGATCGTTTCAAGAAACTTCAGGAGAGCGCCGTGACTGTTGTCCTTCCCACGCCAGCCCAACTTCTCGCCGTCGCCGATCAGTGCGGCCTTTCGCTGACCGACGATGACGTCGCCTCGTTCCGCGGCCTGATGCAGGGCTCGATCGAAGCCTACAATCTCGTCGGCGCGATGCCGGATGAAGTGCCGGAGGTCAAATATCCGCGCACGCCCGGCTATCGGCCCTCGCCGGAGGAGAATCCGCGCAACGCGTGGTATCGCAAGTCGACCGTGAAGGGGGCCGCCAGCGGCAAGCTCAAGGGCAAGACCGTCGCCCTGAAGGACAACATCATGCTCGCCGGCGTTCCCATGATGAACGGCTCGGCGACGCTGGAAGGCTACGTCCCCGATTTCGACGCCACCATCGTCACGCGCATGCTCGATGCCGGCGCCGAGATCGCCGGCAAGGTGCATTGCGAATCCTTCTGCATGTCCGGCGGCAGCCACACCGGCGCGGTCGGCGCGGTGCATAATCCGCACAAGATGGGCTATTCGGCCGGCGGCTCGTCCTCGGGCAGCGGCGTCGTCGTCGCGCTCGGCGAGGTCGACATGGCGATCGGCGGCGACCAGGGCGGCTCGATCCGCATGCCGTCCTCGTTCTGCGGCACCTACGGCATGAAGCCGACCTGGGGCCTCGTGCCCTATACCGGGATCATGCCGATCGAGATCTTCGTTGATCACACCGGCCCGATGACGGCCACCGTTGCCGACAACGCGCTGCTGCTCGAAGTGCTCGCCGGCGACGACGGCTACGATCCGCGCATCAAGGCGCCCAAGGTCGAGGAGTACACCAAGGCGCTCGGCCAGGGCGTCAAGGGCATGAAGATCGGCATTCTCAAGGAAGGCTTCGAGCAGGCGAACGCGGAGGCCGTCGTGAACGAAAGCGTGCGCGAGGCCGCCAAGCGCTTCAAGGATCTGGGAGCGACGGTCGAGACTGTCTCGATCCCGATGCACCTCGCGGGCCCGGCGATCTGGACCCCGATCGGCACCGAGGGCATGACCCAGACCATGATGTATGGCGACGGTTATGGCCTCTCCCGCGCCGATCTCTACTCCACCACGCTGATGGATTTCCATCGCGGCTGGCGCCGTCAGGCGGACTCGCTGTCCGAGACCACAAAGCTGTTCCTGCTGCTCGGCACCTACATCAACAACAATTTCGGTCCGCGCTATTACGGCAAGGCGCTCAACATCTCGCGACGCCTGACCGCGGCCTACGACAAGGCCTTCAAAGATTACGACCTGCTGCTGCTGCCGACCACGCCGATGAAGGCGACCAAGCTGCCGGAGCCCAATGCCAGCCGCGAGGATTACGTCGCCCGCGCCTTGGAGATGATCTCCAACACCGCGCCGTTCGACATCACTCATCATCCCGCGATGTCGCTGCCCTGCGGCATGGTCGACGGCCTGCCGGTCGGTCTGATGCTGGTCGGCCGCATGTTCGAGGAATCCACCATCTACCGCGCCGCGCATGCCTTCGAGCAGATCGGCGACTGGAAGAAGATGTGAGCGGAGCACCGATGCAGGCGAACGGAACCCAAAAGCATGGCTAACGCGTTCGTCGCGGCGTTCGAGATCTTGAGCTTCGGCGCGATCATCGTCCTGATCGTGCTGGGGCTCGGGATCATCGCGAGCATGATGGGCATCTTCAACTTCGCGCAGGGCGAATTCGTCCTGCTCGGGGCCTACATCACCTATCTCGCCTACGCCAAGGGCATGCCGATCTGGGCCGGCATGGTCGCGGCGCCCTTCGTGGTCGGCGCGCTCGGCTTCGTGCTGGAGGCGCTGATCATCCGCAGATTCTACGCCGCGCCGATCGTCGCCAT
The nucleotide sequence above comes from Bradyrhizobium sp. NDS-1. Encoded proteins:
- a CDS encoding (deoxy)nucleoside triphosphate pyrophosphohydrolase; translation: MADLKLTLVVACALVDADKRVLIAQRPEGKALAGLWEFPGGKCEPGERPEQSLIRELHEELGITVAEPCLAPLTFASYGYDSFHLLMPLYICRRWEGIVTAREGQNLAWVRANKLRDYPMPPADIPLIPHLIDLLM
- a CDS encoding TadE/TadG family type IV pilus assembly protein, whose product is MRAVLCSIIRRFATDRRGNIAVIFALACVPVITVIGCAVDYSRATQMRSKLQAAADAASVGAIAKASPAFAAAGTMTSDGAIPAGVADARNIFNANVANLTGYTLDSVTPAVVKNGSTVTSTVAFTGSIKSMFLGVIGKTALAASGTSTATASMPLYVDFYLLLDNSPSMGVAATPADVSKMVSNTSDKCAFACHDYNDPNNYYNLAKSIGVTTRIDVLRSATQSLMDTAAASQTYSNQFRMAIYDFGAASSSIGLRAPFALSSSLSSAKSAAANIDLMGVYGNNDAYTKDMDTPFSSVFPALNNLISAPGAGTSSAPLKYVFFVSDGVADENNSGCLKPIKNVSGMSRCQSPINSALCDTLKNRKIKVAVLYTTYLQLPTNSWYMSWIDPFNKPPFGPSPNSEIAQKMQSCASPGLYFEVSPTQGISDAMNALFRKAVADARISG
- the argJ gene encoding bifunctional glutamate N-acetyltransferase/amino-acid acetyltransferase ArgJ, whose translation is MSSTVSPLAPKTVPDMPVIAGIRLATAEAGIRYKNRTDVLLAVMDKGTAVAGVFTKSKCPSAPVEWCRAKLKGGKARALVVNSGNANAFTGKTGRASTALTAKIAAKAVGCSESEIFLASTGVIGEPLDATKFDGVLGRLAEAAEPGDYLTAAKAIMTTDTFPKVATATVKLGKAKVTINGMAKGAGMIAPDMATMLSFIFTDAPIAPAALQALLKAGVEDTFNAVTIDGDTSTSDTLLAFATGTAAEHGAPKISRASDPRLKAFVKAFNQVLANLAEQVARDGEGARKLVEITVEGAKTKASARKIAMSIANSPLVKTAIAGEDANWGRVVMAVGKAGEPADRDKLSISFNGIRVAKSGARDPSYDEAQVSEAMKAPEIAILVSLGLGKGRDRVMTCDLTKEYVAINGDYRS
- a CDS encoding peptidylprolyl isomerase translates to MTTSFPATTGQRFRRASALAGSLALALSLAFAGPLRAADDPVLAKVNGAEIKKSDVAMAEEELGASLAQMDPATKDENVLSFLIDMKIVSKAAEDKKVADSEEFKKRLAFARNRLLMDSLLAGEGKAATTPDAMKKVYEEASKQITGEQEVRARHILVETEDEAKAVKAELDKGADFAELAKKKSKDPGSADGGDLGFFTKEQMVPEFSTVAFAMEPGKISDPVKSQFGWHIIKVEEKRNRKAPDFEQVKTQIESYVTRKAQAEYVAKLRAEAKVERLDQPAADAKPADAAKPSDSKMAPPAKK
- the secA gene encoding preprotein translocase subunit SecA; the protein is MIGALARKFFGSANDRRVKGYQSRVNAINALEAEVSKLSDEALKARTAEFKKQLAEGKTLDDLLVPAFATVREAAKRTLGQRHFDVQLIGGMVLHEGDIAEMKTGEGKTLVATLAVYLNALAGKGVHVVTVNDYLARRDSGWMGQIYSFLGMTTGVIVHGLDDAERKAAYACDITYGTNNEYGFDYLRDNMKYRLEDMVQRPHFFAIVDEVDSILIDEARTPLIISGPLDDRSDFYNTIDGFLPKLDKTDYDVDEKQRTVTLTEAGMEKIETLLRDAGQLKGESLYDVENVSVVHHINQALRAHTLFTRDKDYIVRDDEVIIIDEFTGRMMQGRRYSEGLHQALEAKEHVQVQPENQTLASITFQNYFRMYEKLAGMTGTALTEADELFDIYKLEVVEIPTNVPIGRLDEDDEVYRTQQEKYRAILAEIERANSRLQPVLVGTASIEKSEVLAEFLKKNGYKQIDFGKDNALDKLYAAARAGKPAKLFAVLNARFHEQEAYIVAEAGVPGAITIATNMAGRGTDIKLGGSLEMRIPKETAGIEDEAEKARKIEQIKADVERFREIVLKAEETVEIEPAKGSKPAKTVTKPGGLYIMGSERHESRRIDNQLRGRSGRQGDPGRSKFFLSLEDDLMRIFGSDRLDSMLQRLGLQEGEAIIHPWINKALEKAQQKVEARNFDIRKNLLKFDNVQNDQRKVIFDQRVELMKDESVAETVTDMRHAFIDDLVAKHVPEHAYAEQWDVAGLKDELKRVLDLDLPVDEWAKEEGIADEELLNRIETRADEHMAAKVAQWGPDVMRYVEKTILLQTLDHLWREHLIMLDHLRQVIGLRGYGQRDPLQEYKTEAFNLFQEMSAHLREAVTAQLMRVEIVPPEQEAPVLPPMEAHKFDPNTGEDEMALASVTLGAQATDASLRDPKNPASWGKIGRNEDCPCGSGKKYKHCHGRYA
- a CDS encoding MarR family winged helix-turn-helix transcriptional regulator; its protein translation is MAKPSKENTPITEHLAYLLAQANREINRQLELRLSKEGVPVEQWRILKVLSDGNGHSMGELADAVLLNHPTLTKMIDRMVSDTLVYRVQDPGDRRKVLMFISDRGKVLSRKLNSLAVDQEEHILESYGDKSTSELKRLLESLIDSSN
- a CDS encoding substrate-binding domain-containing protein; the encoded protein is MRATVNFPAHGGPALPPSLLFRNLSSATADGALSPRDHASFRQRGANKLRVGGFICCTGSPGVWGPCATNSAKLAVAEINKRGGILGREIELSIYDAGGPLDDVLNRAEQAIAFDEVDLIVGLHTSAVRVGLRDVTTRHRIPYIYTPVYEGGERTPGVMAIGETPRWQSRPAIHWLADVKKARRWYLIGSDYVWPWQSHRAVKNYIKETGGHVVGEEFVPLGEDDHEPHLARIRAAKPDVVLISLIGTDSSSFNRAFGECGLGATTLRLAGAMDDTVLLGIGADNSENMYCASGYFTGTGAHANDDFQSRYRAMFGPNAPPIGSVGQSSYEGLRFLEAVANKAGSLALGPMLAAGCNIVYSGPRGVVTVRNGHARMPMHLAAADGLDFKLIKPL
- a CDS encoding amidase encodes the protein MTVVLPTPAQLLAVADQCGLSLTDDDVASFRGLMQGSIEAYNLVGAMPDEVPEVKYPRTPGYRPSPEENPRNAWYRKSTVKGAASGKLKGKTVALKDNIMLAGVPMMNGSATLEGYVPDFDATIVTRMLDAGAEIAGKVHCESFCMSGGSHTGAVGAVHNPHKMGYSAGGSSSGSGVVVALGEVDMAIGGDQGGSIRMPSSFCGTYGMKPTWGLVPYTGIMPIEIFVDHTGPMTATVADNALLLEVLAGDDGYDPRIKAPKVEEYTKALGQGVKGMKIGILKEGFEQANAEAVVNESVREAAKRFKDLGATVETVSIPMHLAGPAIWTPIGTEGMTQTMMYGDGYGLSRADLYSTTLMDFHRGWRRQADSLSETTKLFLLLGTYINNNFGPRYYGKALNISRRLTAAYDKAFKDYDLLLLPTTPMKATKLPEPNASREDYVARALEMISNTAPFDITHHPAMSLPCGMVDGLPVGLMLVGRMFEESTIYRAAHAFEQIGDWKKM